Proteins from one Malania oleifera isolate guangnan ecotype guangnan chromosome 4, ASM2987363v1, whole genome shotgun sequence genomic window:
- the LOC131153854 gene encoding uncharacterized protein LOC131153854: protein MLMQLQGAPDPIMCRAFATTLKGTARDWYQTLRPRSIGSFAEMEQLFTDHFLNSRRIAKTTGHLMSMVQGEQETPENFMHQFNTATLEISKLDMGVALAALTMVLQPESFLYSLGKKPPVDIGELMVRAQKYINLEEMTDKRGSRIERKRKNNSRETGESYRSARRHETNALHVGPKMRGKHHKFSTYTPLNVSRSELLMQIRKKDYISWPKPMRTPLYKRDMSKFYAFHRDHGHDTKECI, encoded by the coding sequence atgttgatgcagttgcaagggGCTCCAGACCCCATCATGTGTCGAGCTTTTGCAACTACGCTTAAGGGTACTGCCAGAGACTGGTACCAAACTCTGCGACCCAGATCCATTGGTTCCTTCGCAGAGATGGAACAACTGTTCACTGACCACTTCCTTAATAGCCGGAGAATTGCTAAAACAACGggccatctcatgagtatggTGCAAGGGGAGCAGGAGACTCCAGAGAACTTCATGCATCAATTCAACACAGCAACCCTAGAAATCAGCAAATTGGACATGGGGGTGGCTTTGGCAGCCTTGACAATGGTTCTCCAGCCCGAAAGCTTCTTATACTCACTAGGAAAAAAACCGCCAGTGGATATAGGGGAACTGATGGTCCGAGCACAGAAATACATCAACCTGGAGGAGATGACGGATAAGAGAGGAAGTCGCATAGAGCGGAAAAGGAAAAACAATAGCAGAGAAACGGGAGAATCCTATAGATCTGCAAGAAGACACGAGACTAATGCGCTGCACGTGGGCCCAAAGATGAGAGGAAAGCACCACAAGTTCTCCACGTACACACCCTTGAATGTATCGCGCTCGGAATTACTGATGCAGATTAGAAAGAAGGACTACATCTCGTGGCCTAAACCTATGCGAACGCCTCTATACAAGCGGGACATGTCCAAGTTCTatgcattccatagggatcatggcCATGACACAAAAGAATGCATTtag